Proteins co-encoded in one Leptospiraceae bacterium genomic window:
- a CDS encoding nucleoside deaminase, producing the protein MIKLFLERFTELANENPEEIPSFTQIYREGNLLAEKFNKVEENATTHMHSEILCIESAQRIMDNKFLNGCVMLTSIEPCLMCAGAIIHARLAEVIYFLEATKTEGITSLSIESIYSKNHFPKLTLHHSEEIKAIVKKFFKDKRGNE; encoded by the coding sequence ATGATTAAGTTATTCTTAGAAAGATTCACTGAACTCGCTAATGAAAATCCAGAAGAAATTCCCTCCTTCACACAAATTTACAGAGAAGGAAATCTCTTAGCGGAAAAGTTCAACAAGGTAGAAGAAAATGCAACCACTCATATGCACAGTGAAATTCTTTGCATTGAATCAGCTCAGCGGATAATGGATAACAAATTCTTAAATGGCTGTGTAATGCTCACAAGCATCGAGCCTTGCCTCATGTGTGCGGGTGCAATCATTCACGCACGCTTAGCTGAAGTCATTTACTTCCTAGAAGCCACAAAAACAGAGGGCATAACATCTCTTAGCATTGAATCTATTTATTCAAAAAACCATTTTCCTAAATTGACTTTGCATCATTCAGAAGAAATAAAAGCTATAGTAAAAAAATTTTTTAAAGATAAAAGAGGCAATGAATAA